TAAAAATGGGTCCTGGAGTGAAAACGGATGAAACAGAATCCGGAGGAAGAAAAAATGTCCGACTcatcacttttttctttttgctgaaTATCAGCAGTTTGCTCGCTCCGATCTCAGGATTTGCAATGAAGTCCTGCAAAATCAGCTACAACATTGCCATATGTAACAAGATGCAACTCACAGCTGTTCCTCAAGATATTCCCTCAGCGGTTAAAGGTTTTGACTTGTCTGCAAACAGGATTTCAAGAGTACACATGTTGGATTTTGAAAATCTACCAGGTTTGACACAGCTGGACCTCAACCGCAACTCCATTTCTCTGATAGACGACGGTGCCTTCGCCAATCTGATTTCCCTGAACAAGTTAAATCTAAATAATAACAGACTTTCGGAACTTAGAGCGGATCTTTTTCTCGGTCTGAGCAACCTCACAGAGCTCAGAGTCTTTAGCAACAGCATCCAAACTGTGGCAGAGACAACCTTCCAGCCCCTGAAAAGCTTAAAGGTGTTGGACTTTtccaaaaacaaactgaaacacatcaCGAAAGTCAAATCAATATTACAGCATCTGCCAAATCTGCGTGAACTGTATCTCAGAAGCAACGGTTTAACCACTTTTCACTCAGAGGAACTGACCAACAGCTCAGTGGTACTTAAATACCTCGACTTGTCCCTGAATCGAATCACAGATTTTCGGATCACTGCAAACGTTTTTCCAAATCTCACCTGGTTCACCATCGGCGGAGATCCCGGAGAGACTCCGATGATCTGGGACGTGCGTAACAAGACTTTCTTAAGCCGAGTGTCTACTCTTGATATTAGTGGACTTCGAATGAAGTTAACTGACATGAAAACATTGCTGTGGATGGTAAACTCCTCACTCACATCTCTGAGGTTGAATGATATGAAGACAAACCTCACAGAGCTAGTTCAAACTGCCTGCACCATCCCAACACTGTCAGTGCTGCAGCTCCGCCGCAACAAACTCTTTTATGTTAGTTCAGATTTGTTCAAGTTGTGCTTCAATGTAAAAGAGATCGATTTAACAAAGAATAAGATCAAATCCATCAGAGACGATGCGTTCAGATCTCTGCACAGTCTAAAGATCTTGAGTCTGAGTGGCAACAAACTTTTATCGGTTCCATGGGCGACAAGGAATCTATCAAGTCTGTCAGAGTTGGATCTCAGCTCCAACAATATAACCAAACTTGGATGTGATGACTTTGCCAATCGGACAAAGCTGAAACAACTAAACCTTTATCAGAATTCAATCGCAGCTCTCGCAGATTGCGTTTTCAAGGATTTAGTACGACTGCAAGTTCTAAAGCTGCAGAGCAACCGTTTGTCCAATTTAAATGGTGCTTTCAAAAGTCCCTTGCCATATCTTAAACAACTGCtcttaaacacaaataaactcactaccattaaacatgggGAATTCAGCGGCTTGGGGTCCCTCCAGAACTTGTCATTGCATGAAAATCAAATATCTAAACTTGAAAGTGGGAGTTTCGTTGGATTGACAAATCTCACAGATCTCCTGCTACAGATAAATCTGATCAGAGAAAACGACGTAAGCAAAGGTGTCTTCAATGATCTGATaaatttgagaagtttggagCTGAGGGACAATCACATTAAATATCGCACTAGTACATCTTTGCCTCGTGCGCCGTTTTCTCGGCTGTCCCGTCTGGAGATGTTGGCTATGCCTACCCAACACGGCAAGGGGGGATCTCTACTGCCTAGTAACTTACTGCAAGGTTTGACCAATCTGTTGGATTTCAACATCAGGGACATTCACCTTGTCTCCTTGCACAAAGACATGTTTAATGACACGCCACAGCTGACGAACCTCGACATCAGCTCAAATGAACTTAAGGATCTCTCCCCAGACTGGTTTTCCCAGATTCCAAACCTTAAAAGCCTTTACATTTCCAGAACAAGTCTTACATCTCTGGACTATCTAACAGATGCCCACCTTACCAAGCTGGAGTTCGTGCAGGCGAGAAAGAATGAATATTCAGTTATCAGTGAAGATATAATAAAATCCATGCCAAGTCTAGTTTTTGCAGATTTTCAAGGGAACGGTTTTACCTGTGACTGTGATAACGCCTGGTTCATCCAGTGGgtacaaaacaacaaccaaacTCAGGTTTATGACGCCTATAACTTTAAGTGCAACTATCCTGTGAACCTTAAAGGCATGAAACTCCTGGAACTCGACATTCATCTCTGCTCCGTGGACAAAGCATTCATCATGTTTATCTCCACCACGTGTGCAATCCTCGTGTTTATGCTGGCGTCCTTCATCTACCATTTCCTGAGGTGGCACCTGGCCTATGCATACTACTTCTTCTTGGCTATGCTCTTCGACACAAAGCATAAAAACAAGACACCTCCCAATCAGTACGACGCCTTTGTCTCCTACAACGCTAATGACGAGCCCTGGATCATGAGAGAGCTGCTGCCCAAACTGGAGGGAGAGCAGGGCTGGAAACTGTGTCTGCACCATCGAGATTTCATGCCAGGTGAGATTTAACACCCTCTTTGCTCCAGGCGCGCTTTAATATGTGCTTCACAATGTATTCAACTGATGTGATTGGATTTTAAAGATCTGTTTTGTGCAAATCCAGACGGTTCTGTCCATTTCCATATTAATGTTGAGCATAAACGAGCCTTAATGAAGCATCTGAAATACTGATCGCAAGAGAACGAGTTTATGGTGAATTAGAAGTTAGGGTGGCATAGAATCGTTCTCAGCAGCATTAACATTTAAGTTTTCCTATCCTCAGGTAAACCCATCGTGGATAACATCGTAGACGCCATCTATGGAAGCAGGAAGACCATCTGTGTGATCAGCCGCAGGTACCTGGAGAGTGAGTGGTGCTCCAGAGAGATGCAGGTCGCCAGGTAATGTGTCAGCTCCCAGACCGTGTGATGCATGAAGTGTAACGTTAGTCCTCCATACAGATAGTGAATTCAAATCTACACATGGTTATCAAAGCTTAACATAATGATAACAATGGAGGTATTGATAgattatatatttgtggttttGAGTACCGAAAACACGGACTCTGACTGTTTTCAGATACCAGGCCACCAGCCGCTGGGCTCAATGCCCGAGTGGCAAGGCCTCCAGCCTTTCTTAGTTTCATTTACAGGAAATACATGATTTCATAGCATGTTTTTATCGACCTCAGAATCAGATATAACAAGACTTTCACACGCAGTTCCTGTTTTGCCTTCGTAAGTCCCACCAACCTTGTTCCTCCCGTCTAGTTTCCGCCTGTTCGACGAGCAGAAGGACGTTCTgatcctcgtcttcctggagGAGATTCCCAACAGGGAGCTGTCTCCTTACTACCGCATGAAGAAACTGCTGAACAAGATGAGCTACCTGAGCTGGCCTCGAGCCGCCGGCCACCCCGAGCTGTTCTGGGAGAAGCTGCGACAGGCTCTGAGGACCAGAGAGGATCGAGTGGACGAGTGCTTCCCCCTCAATGTGGTGGATAATCAGCGATAGAGTGGAAACTCTCACTGGTTCAGGTTTCCAGCCACTATAATTGACTGGTATGAGACATTTTGGCCTCTAATTGGGCTCTTTTCTAACAACAAAAATGGAATTTATCAAGAGAGGCATATCCTTACTATTTATTGCAGAATAATGCATTGATCAGCAAGCTTGATGAATTAATGAATCAGCCATAAACATGGGAGCTGTTTAACCcgtaaaaaaaagcatttttctgTGCAAATCTTGTTTTCTACCCCTTGTCTGCATCTCATGCTCAGAAGTCTATAAACCGGACAGATTGTCTGTTACTGTATCTCCAGGGCAGCAGGGGAGAGGAAGTGTCGGGGATGTGGTGTGAAGTCTCTTTTCGTGTCAGTACAGTATGATGTTCACTTGACCTCAAAGAGGAAGTGAGCAAAATCACTTCTTCCTGCCAAGAATTTATTAATTGCAGAAAGTTTCCCCTCAGCTCGTGATGTACTCTGAGGCGATAAACTAATGTCTGCCTATTAACCAGCAGTAACTAAATACTTTAAGTCAAGTGTTGGAGCCAAGTACAATTTCCCCAAATGTAGATACTTTTGAGTAAGTCACTGTTTTCTTGGCACCGTCTGTTCATGTACATTTATCAGAAATACATGTAttcatttacatataaataaaatttcAATTAATaggataaaatattttttatgtcattttatcACTTCGTTATGACTATGTAAAGTAAGTATTTTTGATTGTACACGATTTACTATGCTGTGTAATTTTGTGCCAAACTTTAAATTCATGTTAAAGGTTCTATatagataaaaaatgattgttgAATAGGTATAAATGGACTCGTGCGGACATTGTGAATGTAGAAAGATCCAAACAAACATAGACAAGTTTTGTCAAACATCTGTTTTAATGACTTAAAATTTTCAATATTCATATTGTTGTGTATCACATTCAAAACTTAAACCCACAATATGGGACTGTCAGAGTTGGAAAAttaagcaaaaagaaaaaaaagaaattgccATACTTTTCATAAGCAATATTTCATTTCTAGTTTTGGTTTTTGGTGATAGGGCACTGTAGCTACAGCTACTACTCTTCCCTGTTTATAAAACAGAACATATAtaagaaaaagtcaaacaaaaatCCTATCAGTTagaattataataaaaacaaatataggaGCcgctaatatatatatataaatagactGTTTTAAGGAGTTCATGCTGATCCAGGAGTTCTTTTTTTGATGATCTGagcctgcttcttcttcttttcactgtaacaacaaaacaagagtTTACTTCAGTGAGACATTCAtaggttttgtttttactctgcatGAAAACCATTTGATCAACAAATCACAACATGTtagctgcagagggcgctgttgctctaTAACAGTTAGATTTTATAGTCTGAATAGAAGCTTTAATTAATGTGTAGAAACtaaaaagtgattaaaataAACCATTCATAAGAATCACAACTGTTCAAATACTCACTCGACACAGCTCATCCTGCTCTGGGTCCAGGTCTGTGAAGGGTCGGCACACACAAACCTGCCTCGGACATGGAAGCtgtgggaaagaaagaaaacacaggaatgTTGTCATTAACACCAAAGATAACGTTTCactccctgtttgtgttttaattccAGTTTATGTTTTAACCTCTGAGTGTCTCAGGTACTTATTAACTGCAGTCTGACCTCTACACACACTGTTGCACACAAGTCAAAGCTCACGTGTGTATTTTCAGGTCCAAATtcaaacaatatataaacacacactgttttttcagcaaatgAAACTTAAACATTTGGATGCATCCACATGTTACATGTTtgtgaccctaaccctaaccctaaccatcccAGCCTGTTTCCATCTAATGCACATTGACTTGTTGCACAAAATTGTCCATCAAACAAAATGTTATCATTTCTATGTTTAATTCTCCCTCAGATTCAACAACGTCATTTTTGTCCTAATTCTCAGTTCGTTGACGTGATGTCACGACGGACCGTTTACTTACATGATGGCGTTGATGTCACATGACTTGTTGATGGTCTGGATGCTGTAATCCACTATCCGTACGCATGGCAGCATACGCTTGGTGTAACTCAGACAGCAGCTCGCTGCAAATACAGACAAAAGTTCTGTGTCAGCAAACTtgtcaaacacaacatttacagaaaatattctgtgtatttataatataaCATTTGAATTGGTTGCTGGAGCTGGCCTCACCTGACTGAGTGCTGCAGATGAAGGtgctgaggaggacgagggtgCAGAAGGCTTCCAGGAGACGCATGTTGCTTGCTGTGCCAGTTCTGTGTCAGAGTGAGGCTTGAGGCGCTTAGGTGAGAGTGTGACAGGTAACCAGTGAGCGAGGCCCTTAAGTAGAGGCCTGTGGGAATTCCCCCTGTTGGGCGGGATCTAAGTGGGATTGTCGAGGCGGTGGAACGGAgccaagaaaacaggaaaaaaaagattaactGCCACCTGACCCGCTTTGATCCCCATGTCGAAAAGTAACAGCGCATCACAGACCTGAATAACATTCCTGAGTCAGTGGTTTGTATTTGGAGGATCTGAGCCGTAGATTAATAGTTGAAACTTGACTGAAACTCAGGTTGAAGCGTCTTTAACTGATGtgtttatgaaaataatatattgtagGATTATGTGAAAATAATGTGAGAATCTCTGCCTCCAGGTGAACAACACAGCCAGTTACCCCTGGTTTAATCTCCTCTAGAAATCTTGACTGACTGGACACTTGATGTCTGTAAGGAAAGTTCTAACATACTTAAAAGAAGTAAATGATTGAACTTACAAtaattgtttcatttaaagCAAAGccaattgaacatatattttaacTTCATAATCTACGTGTATCTGCTCAAGAGAAATAAACGTAACGCAGTATTTTAACTAACTACAAAAAATATGTCATCTAGAAAAGTTACAGCTTAAAAAGCAAAAGACCACCTCCTTTAGAATATTATAATCTGCCcgattcagatttttatttgaaacgGCATCTCATTGAATATGCACTACAAATATAAGCCCactaaacatgacatttttcatttgaatttcttaTGAACACTTAGTagtatattttttgtttgtgagcaCGTAGGTGTTAAGGTTCGCGTCCAGCTGCAGGACTTCCTCTTCATCGTCCCTTGTGTCAACACCAAATTCCATTCACATTTAGGTATTTAACATTGAATCATTACTACAGGAACGCTACACAActctttgtgagtgtgtggttgttATGTGTCGTGTCCTAATCTGACCTGGGGAAAAGAAACGGTTGCTTCACATGAGAATCGTGTGGGAGAAGATATCTCAGGGGTAAATAGGTGAGATAAACCTGAACAGAGACCGGACAGGTACTCAGAGGTCGAATCCGGTCCCTCGCTTCACAAAGCAGCTCTAGTCCCTGAGCAGCTGATCTATTTCTGATGTGGGAACTCCATTTGGGGAATTTAAGGGACTTCAAGTGGCATCGTTCattgtttgcatttgtaaaaataaaaggattttGACAGTATGGCGACATGAGGCTCAGGATCCCATCAAACTCAAATAGTAATAGtagttattaataattaatttaatagtAGTAATGAAACTAAACCTTGATGTGATGACGTCTTAATTGGCTCATGGTGACAGCGTTCGTGTCCTGGAGTATTTTGGCTCTTTTCTgggtagtgggaggaagtgtattatatatatttgtttacataTCCTTATATACAGGCTATGAGCTCATGGGCTGATTCTTTCAAACACATTATTTATGATTTCACTTCACCTATCAATCTTAATTTTTGCTAAGAGTGCAGTTTTTGACCCTTACAGTATGAGTCCAAATACTACTTTCAAGTTTTTCTACTCCTCACACCTTGATTGCTTCACATGTAACTGCTGACTGTGCTGGTGTGCGGATCAAATCAAAGACAATCCCTATCTGCCCACTGTTATGACTGGACATGAAAACTGTGCACCTATTCTGCTGATAATCCAGAGAGCGGATGAATCACACCTTGTGTGAcaccacagagaagaaagagttCCTCTGAGTGTGGGCAGATGGAATCTCCTCACAGGCAAAGTGTGTGAAGTATTGTGAAATGAGCAGCAATATCCCATTAACTTACGCACCTTTTTATGAATCACTCTACCTCTGGGCTGGTTTGAGtttaacattaaaaatgtaatatcaaaTAGAAACCCTCCGTTCTGACGAGTCATGTAATCTGATAATGATTACATGGGAGACGCAGGAGAAAGTCACTGTTACGCTCAAGTGAAAGAATGTGATCACGTCAGGataaaacaactaaaaaacatgtttcactttGTCCATACAGGAGCAAATACAAATCCACATTACATAAGAAAATCCACATATGCAGACGTGTGAGGTTAACTAGAGGGTCATTCTGCTGACACTGCACATTGCAGCACTTTGATCTGTGTCCCATGTGTCACGGTTGCGTCACCGACAAGGAAACGGCCGAACATGCTTCTCCATTGTCAACAAAATCACATGTCTGGACAGTCCCACTTTAATGATCTGTTACTATTTTTAGCTCACTGGCTATTTTTAGCCCCTCAAGGTCTTGGGTATATAAACAGATAGCTGGCCTGAGAGCAGCCACTTGCCTGTCATCAGCTTCAACGTTCCAGATAAAAAACTGGACCTTGAATCTGACCTGGTTTACCTTTGTAAGCCTAATTTCTTAAATCAAACtataaagaaaatatgttagttatatattatattaatatataatatacattctTTATCGTAACATTCTTTATCGTAACTTTGTCTTTGTCTACTCGACTAATTTAGCGACTATCGTTTATGGATGAAGCAGCTAAAGATTCCCACGTTTCCCTCTGGAGAAGCTCGAGACCAAAAACAAAGCTGAGAACACATTATCCAataatgttaaatcatacatTAGTTATACTTCTGTTACAAAAGTTAATAAAGTGACACTGGTGTTTCTGAAGCTTGTTttgctgcccccaagtggccaaaaaCTAAACAAGTTCTAGCAATGCCGCTTTAAactttttgtttaaatcaaaatgtggaCGCCATGTTGAAAACCTAAGAGCTAAAGTTTCATTGGTTCCCCAGTTTGTCACAGATGAAGAACAACTCAGACAGGGCCGCCGTGATCTTGAGTTCTTTGGTTACCTAGCTGTAAATCACACCTGGTGACAAAGCATGAAAAAGTTACCTTTGGGCATAACCACGTTTCAAATAAGGTCATCTCGCTGTTTATTACGGGAAGTGTTTAAATACTTGTTTGTATCAATCGCCAAACCTGCAGAAAGCACCTATTATGGAAGGTAACTCAAAACTCCTTAATAACCATAACAGTACCACGATCCCTCCCTCTGAGCTCCAGTCTGTCTGGCAGTGGATCCCACGAGTGACCGAAACAATGCATAGACACTTCCCCCTCACGAACGGCCCCCCGCTCCTGTAGTGAGAACCTATGGTCACTGGTGAGATGAAGCTTCTGCTCACGCTGGGACTGGTTATGCTGGTCATGTGTACGAGCCTGCACACCGCGGCTCAGGCGGCCGGTAAGTCCTACACCTGTTGCATTTTGTTCACCTGCACAGTATCTGTGTTTTAGGGAGTCACACACATgagatttaattaaattaatcaaGTGGCTAGAAATATGATTTGAAATAAGAGATCatctcttttgtgttttgtataatTTGGTAGCTGTAGAATCAGGCCTCATTTGAAATCTCTACCACGCAGTCGACACGGATGTTGGCTGCATGACAGGTTTTGGTTCCCCTGAGGTTACGAGCCAGCAGCCTTCAAGACGCTATCTGAGGTATTTGAAGTGGAATATCAGGTGACGCTTCCGCCTGCGTGcacttgtttgtgtgcgtgcagggCGGATTAGCTGCTGCACGGTGGTCTCCAAAGTGCGTGTGGTGAATTTCATGGTGAGAAGAGGAGGTTTGGTGCGATGCCGGCAGCAGGACATCAGAGAAGGCTGCAACATAAACGCTGAGTAAGATTATCTGGTTATATTCACAGGGTATTAAAGTACGACTACTTGAACATGTCTCCTTTCTTTTCACGATGACCCACTTTGTTGTTCACAATAAAAGTCTTTTATGTCTTTTTACATGAACAATTTGTGTCACTGTGAcgattgtgtgttgttttttgtttctcctccagaATACTGGAGTGGAGACGCCGCCAAGTCTGTGTGGACCCGACGTCTCTCAAGATGCAAAACCAACTGGCGAATTTGTggtgacatgcacacacaggcacacacggCAAGATAACAAAGCACAACTGGAGTGTGTTACCTCCTTGACTTTCTGATTCACACTCAGAGTTTTAAAAGTTGCTTATAAACATCTTGAGTCTTGACACTATTTGGAACTAGCAGGTCTGCAGGTCAGGGCTCCACCAATTGCCAATcatcccccccaaccccccctgTTTTTTAGACTCAATTGAGACTCATCAATTTTACGcattggggttagggttatgacTTTTTGGTTTCGTTCATGTCCCATCCTGCATCAGAACGGGTTTTCATCACCTATTGTTTCTACTCTCAACCTGATCCATATCTTGCTTTGTGTCTTTTGATCCAGCcgcaacagaaaagaaaagggagtgAGACATCACGGTCGCCCACACAGCAGGAACACAAAAATCTGATCGTACAGAAACTGTCGCCCACCACAGATGGCTCAATGTGGAATGGATGTAGATGTTTTCAGTTGTCTGTTATGCTCGTAGACAAAAGGACGTTCTTTAACGTACTATATGCTTCCTCCTGCTGTGTAGCACCATCTGAAGTTTACTGGGTTATACACAAgcttaaaatatattattatactgCATGTTCCAATTCCCGAAAATATTATATAcacttttttctcatctcagCGTATTCCTTTGCATAAATTACCCAAGTTAGTATCTGCGTTGCTTgtattcaaatcaaatgtgttcattttctgtttttctgggattatttctttaatatttttgttataattttcaGAACGATATTTTGAATGATGGGAAGATTTGGAGCTCGTATGAAAAAAGCTGCAGAAAAGAcaatattttctgcattttaattttttttcttgtctggAATCTTGTTCCATAGAAGCAAAATACAACCTGCAGAATGTAAAGTGAATCACGAGCTCTGACATTTCCTCATTGTTGTTCTCCATGTTCCTTTGTTATGTAATTGATGATCTGGTTGATTAACGTTACCACGCTGCATGATGACACTTCAGATAATTACTCAATCTTGACCTTTCAGTGTAAAGCTGCCAAGTTTCTGGGTGAGGCTTAACACAGAATAATAACTTACGTGGAAATATAGCATTAAAGTTTCTGTTCACATAAAATGATTTTTCATTTAAGAAATGCTGTAGGTAGAACTTGGTTAAAAGGAAATGTCCAATGGAGAAGCCTTGTCCATCTTTAATGTTCCAACATGGGACTTTTTCAGACATTCATGGTCTCCAGAGGATAAATTCTAATTCCAGTGATCCATTAACTCACGAGTACTTTGTGTGTACTGATAATTAGGGTCTGTTTCCCTTCAATGTGGTAAATATGTGTCTTAACATGCTCGTATtgacaaaatatgaatttataatCATGCTTATGAAGCTGTATTATTAACTTTGCGATGCTCAGAGAATCATTCTCAATACAGTCGGGTTTACTGCAGTGAGCCAACTCCCCCTTTAACGAGAGGGAGTGGAAGCTCTTTGTGTTATTGCAACACTGCAGTGCGCTACACACACTTCAGGAATATGACTCAACGCGTAGTTACTTTCACCTgaggtgagaaaaaaaacttggCAGGCGGTCAGACAAGGTGATGAAATCTGCAGAtaagtgagggaggaagagaaagaatgTAGGCGAACGGGATTCGGAGAGAGGACAGGTTTCAGGTGGACAACGAGATGTTGGGACATATAACGGGGCAAAGGAGTGACTGCAGGTGTTTACTGAAGGTGTTACAGACACTGAGGTTTGTCTAAACTCACAGGTTGAGTCTCGagtttctctgtctcctcttatCAGGTGAAACTCGGTGAGGATTATGGCAGAAGTAAAAAATACGAGGACAGAAGcattttaaaagtattaaaacatAAGAAATGGCTTCAACAAGGTGAAAGTGTTATATTTAATTACTgattatcacccccccccccacacacacacacacacacagacacacacacataaacacctcAGAGACAGATACGTCCATTATTCCCAGGTTTATTGCAGCTCTAAAgcaaccaggaaacacacaagcatATAATTACATATAACAGtgtgaatacaaaaaaataaaattgaatacaagttcacacagaggagaaaatTACAGATAATTCATTGAGAATATCAGGGAGATCAATATTTGCACGGGTCAATCGCTCATCTCAGTGTGGCGGTTTTTCACTTTGCAAGAGTTAAGGCTTTAGGTGACAGGCGAGGGCTTTAGGAAGTGTACgcattagtttgtgtgttttggaaaTAATTCACAATTCAACCTGAAACTAGAAGAGTTCGAGTCATTTGTCTTGGTTACGCTTTGGCTGAAAAATGAGGGGACGGACCCAAAATGAGGATAGACACATAAATCAGTCTGGAGGTTGTGGAGACACTGGTAATACTGGTGAGTTGGCAGGAGTACGTGCAAAGAGATGCACATATATACTCTTTCAAAATTCTGGTTGTTTTAAGTGGTTATTCCCATCTGGCAGTCAGCTTCCCAATGGAGTCCCAAAATAtagataaaactgaaataaatctaTGAAAAATTCATGACATTATTCTTCTTAATCACAAATATTTGCCTCCTCAAACctcttaatttaaaatattaattattatttggtTGTCCTGCTCATGATGCCAGGAGACATGAAGGCTATACGGTGTTTGAGGCGTCACAAGATACAAATGTTTGGGACTTACTGGTTCAGTAAAGTGGATGTACGATGGTCATTTACATGTTGATAGTTTAACTTTGGGTTATGACTTGAAAACGATCAGAACATTTTCCTCACACTTTGCATTGCTGCTGcacctcttttcagcctctgtctgtaatacttggttttagctcctgtctctttaagaccccagtctgctctgattggccagctggctcGCTCTGATGAGATTGGTCGGCTGCTTCCATGGCACGTCTGTAATCTTGGGCCTCAGCTCTCTTGGCGTTTTAAGGGGGCGTGGCAGTCAAGCATCTGGGCGTGTATTATGCAGATGTGGGGCGTTGTGATGTCATAAGATGGCGATGATGCAGAAGAATCAGACGACGGGCGAGGTGTCTCAGCAGCTGTGGGCTTTTTAACTCGTATATTTACAAAATCCTTTAGAGTACGAAGAAACCCTGAAAGGCATCACGTGTCTCCGTTAATATTTCAATTCTAAAGCTGACGTTTCATACGCAAGAGGAAATCATTTTCAGGTCCCTTGTATACacttgttaaataaatatttaagtgcACATAAAGATACGTAGAGAAGTGCCGGCGGTAAAGCGCTTTGGTCGGATCAGGCCTGACTCTGTGAGGACGAGCACAGACTCAGTTTGTCGTGTGTGAGCGACGCAGAGACAACAACTAAAGGAACAGTgcgggcagagagaggagagagagcggcacGTGGCCGAGCCAGCATAGAGCGGATGTGCGTGTTTCTTCAGATCAGAGTCCACGTGTGTCGTCATGCATCGTCCTCCGAGCGCCGGTCGCTCGTCAGCCGCTCTCGCTCTCGGTGCCGCTGGATGGCTCGCCAGATGCGGCAGAGGACTCCGCCCCTGAGGGGGAGAAGCAGGTTGGGACATGAGAGCAcatcaaaagtgaagccaaaccgtgttgatcgccccctggtggcgggcTGCAGTGCAGGTCCATGTTAGTTCTACGGACAGGAAGCGCATGATATAAAGGAGAAGCTACCGTAGACGTAG
The window above is part of the Platichthys flesus chromosome 21, fPlaFle2.1, whole genome shotgun sequence genome. Proteins encoded here:
- the tlr22 gene encoding toll-like receptor 22 isoform X1, translated to MGPGVKTDETESGGRKNVRLITFFFLLNISSLLAPISGFAMKSCKISYNIAICNKMQLTAVPQDIPSAVKGFDLSANRISRVHMLDFENLPGLTQLDLNRNSISLIDDGAFANLISLNKLNLNNNRLSELRADLFLGLSNLTELRVFSNSIQTVAETTFQPLKSLKVLDFSKNKLKHITKVKSILQHLPNLRELYLRSNGLTTFHSEELTNSSVVLKYLDLSLNRITDFRITANVFPNLTWFTIGGDPGETPMIWDVRNKTFLSRVSTLDISGLRMKLTDMKTLLWMVNSSLTSLRLNDMKTNLTELVQTACTIPTLSVLQLRRNKLFYVSSDLFKLCFNVKEIDLTKNKIKSIRDDAFRSLHSLKILSLSGNKLLSVPWATRNLSSLSELDLSSNNITKLGCDDFANRTKLKQLNLYQNSIAALADCVFKDLVRLQVLKLQSNRLSNLNGAFKSPLPYLKQLLLNTNKLTTIKHGEFSGLGSLQNLSLHENQISKLESGSFVGLTNLTDLLLQINLIRENDVSKGVFNDLINLRSLELRDNHIKYRTSTSLPRAPFSRLSRLEMLAMPTQHGKGGSLLPSNLLQGLTNLLDFNIRDIHLVSLHKDMFNDTPQLTNLDISSNELKDLSPDWFSQIPNLKSLYISRTSLTSLDYLTDAHLTKLEFVQARKNEYSVISEDIIKSMPSLVFADFQGNGFTCDCDNAWFIQWVQNNNQTQVYDAYNFKCNYPVNLKGMKLLELDIHLCSVDKAFIMFISTTCAILVFMLASFIYHFLRWHLAYAYYFFLAMLFDTKHKNKTPPNQYDAFVSYNANDEPWIMRELLPKLEGEQGWKLCLHHRDFMPGKPIVDNIVDAIYGSRKTICVISRRYLESEWCSREMQVASFRLFDEQKDVLILVFLEEIPNRELSPYYRMKKLLNKMSYLSWPRAAGHPELFWEKLRQALRTREDRVDECFPLNVVDNQR
- the tlr22 gene encoding toll-like receptor 22 isoform X2; the encoded protein is MHNTVYHCLPLQWHLAYAYYFFLAMLFDTKHKNKTPPNQYDAFVSYNANDEPWIMRELLPKLEGEQGWKLCLHHRDFMPGKPIVDNIVDAIYGSRKTICVISRRYLESEWCSREMQVASFRLFDEQKDVLILVFLEEIPNRELSPYYRMKKLLNKMSYLSWPRAAGHPELFWEKLRQALRTREDRVDECFPLNVVDNQR
- the ccl20b gene encoding C-C motif chemokine 20b produces the protein MRLLEAFCTLVLLSTFICSTQSASCCLSYTKRMLPCVRIVDYSIQTINKSCDINAIIFHVRGRFVCADPSQTWTQSRMSCVDEKKKKQAQIIKKRTPGSA